In one Pseudomonadota bacterium genomic region, the following are encoded:
- a CDS encoding pyruvate, phosphate dikinase (catalyzes the formation of phosphoenolpyruvate from pyruvate), translated as ITADEIAKVAEFFSFGTNDLTQTTLGMSRDDAGKFLRFYVDHDIYSYYPFQRIDENGVGKLMEIGIELGRKTRKDLKIGICGEHGGEPNSVEFCHRIGLNYVSCSPYRVTLAKLAAARAAIKEKMA; from the coding sequence ATAACCGCTGATGAGATAGCAAAAGTAGCCGAGTTCTTCTCTTTCGGCACAAACGACCTGACTCAGACAACACTCGGTATGAGCAGGGACGATGCAGGGAAGTTCCTGCGATTTTATGTGGATCATGACATATATTCCTATTATCCATTTCAAAGGATAGATGAAAACGGTGTAGGCAAGCTTATGGAGATAGGCATCGAACTTGGCAGGAAGACAAGAAAAGATCTTAAGATCGGCATTTGCGGGGAGCATGGAGGAGAACCAAATTCCGTTGAATTCTGCCACAGAATCGGTCTGAATTATGTGAGTTGCTCGCCTTACAGAGTAACCCTGGCAAAACTGGCAGCCGCAAGGGCAGCCATAAAAGAGAAGATGGCTTAG